From the Candidatus Binatia bacterium genome, one window contains:
- the amrS gene encoding AmmeMemoRadiSam system radical SAM enzyme, with protein sequence MREALFWHPLPDGKVECTLCALNCKISGGRRGACGVRVNVEGKLFTLVYGRLVARHIDPIEKKPLFHFLPGSLSYSIATVGCNFRCLHCQNYEISQQPKEKGVIVPNHGNGDGHDPEVLCLSLREAGARIPGEDVSPEEVATAALRSGCTSIAYTYTEPTIFYEFALDTARLARSRGLRNIFVTNGYIGKEALQTIAPYLDAANIDLKSFRDSAHKQMTGARLTPVLDNIRRYKELGVWVEVTTLVIPQHNDSDDELREIAEFLASIDPNMPWHVTQFYPTYRLLDRPRTPVATLRRAREIGLAAGLNYVYEGNVPGEGGENTYCHQCKALLVGRYGFTLLVNRIAAGRCPDCGTAIPGIWQPAP encoded by the coding sequence GTGCGCGAAGCGTTGTTTTGGCACCCCCTTCCGGACGGCAAAGTCGAATGCACCTTGTGCGCCTTGAATTGCAAAATCTCCGGCGGCCGGCGCGGCGCTTGCGGGGTGCGTGTCAACGTCGAGGGCAAGCTGTTCACGCTGGTGTACGGCCGATTGGTGGCGCGGCACATCGATCCCATCGAGAAGAAGCCGTTATTCCATTTTCTGCCGGGCTCGCTCTCGTATTCTATCGCCACAGTCGGATGCAATTTCCGCTGTTTGCACTGCCAGAATTACGAAATCTCGCAACAGCCAAAGGAGAAGGGAGTGATCGTCCCCAATCATGGCAACGGCGATGGGCATGACCCCGAGGTGCTTTGCCTGAGTTTGCGCGAAGCTGGCGCGCGGATTCCAGGGGAAGACGTCAGTCCAGAAGAGGTCGCCACCGCCGCCTTGCGTAGCGGCTGCACGAGCATCGCTTACACCTACACCGAGCCGACGATTTTCTACGAATTTGCTCTGGATACCGCCCGGCTCGCGCGCAGCCGCGGGCTCCGCAACATCTTCGTCACCAATGGGTACATCGGCAAGGAAGCGTTACAAACGATCGCCCCTTATCTCGATGCCGCCAACATCGACCTGAAAAGCTTCCGCGACAGCGCGCACAAGCAAATGACCGGTGCCCGGCTTACTCCCGTGCTCGATAACATTCGCCGCTACAAAGAGCTCGGCGTCTGGGTGGAAGTGACCACCCTGGTGATCCCGCAGCACAACGATAGCGATGACGAGCTGCGCGAGATTGCCGAGTTTTTGGCGAGCATCGATCCGAACATGCCCTGGCACGTCACGCAGTTTTACCCCACCTATCGGCTGCTCGATCGCCCGCGCACTCCAGTGGCCACACTCCGCCGGGCACGGGAAATCGGCCTCGCGGCAGGCCTCAATTACGTGTACGAAGGCAACGTGCCAGGGGAAGGAGGCGAAAACACTTACTGCCACCAGTGCAAAGCACTCCTCGTGGGGCGATACGGCTTCACCCTGCTCGTCAATCGGATCGCTGCCGGGCGCTGCCCTGATTGTGGCACGGCCATTCCAGGGATATGGCAACCGGCGCCCTAG
- a CDS encoding glutamine amidotransferase, translated as MIGLEDRRELHRGSLRRTVAGVMVAAARASRSVVAIRHVPFEDLGICEAILRQRGYAVSYRDAGVDALTDETVRKADLLVVLGGPIGAYEEDRYPFLRDELRLLEERCARDRPTLGVCLGAQLLARSLGGRVFPLGAKEIGFGALELTSEGERSPLRYLKDQPVLHWHGDTYTLPTGARRLASTRLCREQAFDWGKNLLALQFHLEWDWPRFEQWLIGHAVELAAAQLDLRGLRAQARDYAASTIAARRRCVEGWLHSVEEAMGHGSKEDGRHASGEESV; from the coding sequence ATGATCGGGCTCGAGGACCGCAGAGAATTGCATCGTGGATCACTCCGGCGTACTGTCGCTGGCGTCATGGTTGCTGCTGCGAGGGCGAGCCGCTCGGTTGTGGCCATCCGACACGTGCCGTTCGAGGATCTGGGAATTTGCGAGGCGATTCTCCGGCAGCGCGGTTATGCCGTTTCCTACCGGGATGCGGGGGTGGACGCGCTCACGGACGAAACGGTACGCAAGGCCGACCTCCTCGTCGTGTTGGGCGGACCCATCGGCGCTTACGAGGAAGATCGTTATCCCTTCCTTCGTGACGAGCTACGCTTATTGGAAGAGCGTTGTGCACGCGACCGGCCAACGTTGGGGGTGTGTCTCGGCGCACAGTTGCTCGCGCGGAGTTTGGGCGGCCGCGTGTTTCCCCTGGGAGCAAAAGAGATCGGTTTTGGGGCGCTGGAACTGACAAGCGAGGGTGAGCGTTCGCCACTGCGTTACTTGAAAGATCAGCCAGTTCTGCACTGGCATGGCGACACCTACACGTTACCCACCGGTGCCCGACGGCTGGCGTCGACCCGGCTCTGCCGCGAACAAGCCTTCGACTGGGGCAAGAACCTCCTTGCCCTCCAATTTCATCTGGAGTGGGATTGGCCGCGTTTCGAACAATGGCTCATCGGGCATGCGGTGGAACTGGCCGCCGCGCAACTGGATTTGCGCGGGCTGCGTGCGCAAGCCCGCGACTACGCTGCCTCCACCATTGCCGCGCGCCGGCGTTGCGTCGAAGGGTGGCTCCACTCGGTCGAAGAGGCTATGGGGCATGGGAGTAAGGAAGATGGCCGGCACGCTTCGGGTGAAGAGAGTGTATGA
- a CDS encoding DUF72 domain-containing protein yields the protein MATGALAPIRIGCSGWQYTGWRGIFYPQTLPTTEWFSFYARTFDTVEINNTFYRMPTPEVVARWREMAPPGFLFAVKANRFFTHRKKLREVSRTLEQFCHTLAELGDHLGPILYQLPPRWSCDLERLSAFLAELPAGYIHAFEFRHPSWFIPAVQQLLAEVGATFVVHDFPGLRVPRVSVGPAVYLRFHGPLTGYAGRYSRVRLRRWARWLRSQARRGKRCFAYFNNDVEAAAVFDALYLRKLVLRTRSVADKAEER from the coding sequence ATGGCAACCGGCGCCCTAGCTCCGATACGAATCGGTTGTTCGGGTTGGCAGTATACGGGTTGGCGAGGGATTTTTTATCCTCAGACCCTACCCACCACGGAATGGTTCTCCTTTTATGCGCGCACCTTCGACACCGTCGAGATCAACAACACTTTTTACCGAATGCCCACTCCCGAGGTCGTGGCCCGCTGGCGAGAAATGGCGCCGCCAGGTTTCTTGTTTGCCGTCAAGGCCAACCGTTTTTTCACCCATCGGAAGAAGCTGCGTGAAGTCAGCCGCACCCTAGAGCAGTTTTGCCACACGCTCGCGGAATTGGGCGACCATCTCGGGCCGATTTTGTACCAACTACCACCACGCTGGAGCTGCGACCTAGAGCGTCTCTCCGCTTTCTTGGCCGAGTTGCCCGCAGGCTATATTCACGCTTTCGAATTCCGCCATCCCAGTTGGTTCATCCCTGCGGTGCAACAGCTGCTCGCGGAAGTTGGAGCAACCTTTGTAGTGCACGACTTCCCGGGGCTTCGGGTGCCACGCGTGAGTGTCGGTCCTGCGGTATATCTGCGCTTCCACGGCCCGCTCACCGGCTACGCCGGTCGCTACAGCCGAGTGCGGCTGCGGCGTTGGGCGCGGTGGCTCCGCAGCCAAGCGCGGCGCGGCAAGCGCTGCTTTGCGTACTTCAACAACGACGTGGAAGCTGCTGCGGTTTTCGATGCACTGTACCTGCGGAAACTGGTGCTGCGGACGCGCAGTGTTGCAGATAAAGCCGAGGAAAGGTAA
- a CDS encoding adenosylcobalamin-dependent ribonucleoside-diphosphate reductase, whose protein sequence is MALHLSPAALAVLEERYLLRDEQGNLIEDPPAMLRRVARAVAAPAKDFGESPEEWEERFYHRLIELEFLPNSPTLMNAGLPQAQLAACFVLPIEDNLDSIFTALWRMARIHQTGGGTGFSFSALRPRGDRVRSTGGVTSGPVSFMELFDHTTAVIREGGRRRGANMGVLRVSHPDIEDFIQAKLAPGRLENFNISVGMTERFFDAYDRREPFPLVNPRNGQIVRHVDPRELLDRIADAACKSGDPGLIFLDEINRHHTVPSLGNIEATNPCGEQPLLPNESCVLGSLSLPRFLRANDIDWPALREAIQDAVVFLDNVIEATTHPSPEIAAATRRTRKIGLGVMGFADLLIALGIPYDSIEAVSLAGDIVTFLSIEARIASLELGKRRGSFPAFPESIWPGIGYKTLRNATVTCIAPTGTISLIAGVSSGIEPLFALAVCRRLLDGRHFTEIHPAVEQVLATLGDQVAAVREHILQHGTIRDLATLPEEIRQRFPTALDIAPEWHLRMQSQFQAYIDAAVSKTINLPADATAEQVRDIYLMAREYRLKGITVYRYGSRPGQVLSLVDDAALAECRECAV, encoded by the coding sequence ATGGCACTGCATCTCTCCCCTGCCGCACTGGCCGTATTGGAGGAACGCTATCTCTTGCGCGACGAGCAGGGCAACTTGATCGAAGACCCCCCAGCCATGCTCCGGCGGGTCGCCCGCGCGGTGGCTGCTCCGGCAAAGGACTTCGGCGAATCCCCAGAAGAGTGGGAAGAACGTTTTTACCACCGGTTAATCGAACTTGAGTTCTTGCCGAACTCACCCACGTTAATGAACGCCGGCTTACCTCAAGCGCAATTGGCCGCCTGCTTTGTCTTGCCGATTGAGGACAACCTCGATTCCATTTTTACCGCCTTGTGGCGCATGGCCCGCATCCATCAGACCGGCGGCGGTACGGGCTTCTCGTTTAGCGCGCTGCGCCCGCGGGGCGACCGGGTGCGTTCCACTGGCGGGGTCACGTCGGGACCAGTCTCGTTCATGGAGCTTTTCGACCACACCACGGCTGTGATTCGCGAAGGCGGACGTCGACGCGGTGCAAACATGGGGGTGCTGCGGGTGTCTCATCCGGACATCGAGGATTTCATCCAAGCGAAACTCGCTCCCGGTCGATTGGAGAACTTCAACATTAGTGTGGGCATGACGGAGAGATTCTTCGATGCCTACGATCGCCGCGAACCGTTTCCGCTGGTGAACCCGCGCAACGGCCAAATCGTTCGGCACGTCGACCCACGTGAGCTGCTCGACCGCATTGCCGATGCTGCCTGCAAGTCCGGCGACCCCGGTCTCATCTTTCTCGACGAAATCAATCGCCACCACACGGTGCCGAGCCTTGGCAACATCGAGGCCACCAACCCGTGTGGGGAGCAGCCACTGCTGCCCAACGAGTCGTGCGTGCTCGGCTCCTTGAGCCTGCCCCGCTTCCTGCGGGCGAACGATATCGACTGGCCGGCACTGCGCGAAGCAATTCAAGACGCTGTGGTCTTTCTCGATAACGTGATTGAAGCGACCACCCATCCATCGCCAGAAATTGCCGCAGCAACTCGGCGCACGCGGAAAATCGGACTCGGAGTGATGGGCTTTGCCGACCTCTTGATTGCGCTCGGCATCCCCTACGACTCCATCGAGGCTGTGTCCCTGGCCGGAGACATCGTCACCTTCCTCAGCATTGAAGCCCGGATTGCCTCGCTCGAGCTCGGCAAACGCCGCGGCTCCTTTCCTGCTTTTCCGGAGAGCATCTGGCCCGGAATCGGATACAAAACGCTGCGCAACGCTACTGTCACCTGCATTGCCCCAACAGGCACGATCAGCCTGATTGCCGGCGTGTCCAGCGGTATCGAACCGCTGTTTGCTCTGGCAGTTTGCCGCCGCCTGCTCGATGGCCGCCACTTCACGGAAATCCACCCCGCAGTGGAGCAAGTGCTGGCAACCTTGGGAGACCAAGTGGCAGCGGTGCGCGAACACATTTTGCAGCACGGAACCATCCGTGACCTCGCCACCTTGCCGGAAGAAATTCGCCAGCGTTTTCCCACCGCGCTCGACATCGCGCCCGAATGGCACTTGCGGATGCAGTCCCAGTTCCAAGCTTACATCGATGCGGCGGTATCGAAAACGATCAACCTCCCAGCCGATGCCACGGCGGAGCAGGTGCGGGACATCTACCTCATGGCCCGCGAATACCGCCTCAAAGGCATCACCGTTTACCGATACGGTAGCCGCCCCGGCCAGGTGCTTTCGCTAGTCGACGACGCCGCTCTAGCCGAGTGCCGCGAATGCGCCGTATAA
- a CDS encoding B12-binding domain-containing radical SAM protein produces the protein MAHPGDGALDLAAPAAGRRLRVVLLTFYNYESHALRIFHPLLQQRGHDVHSIFFKNYFTYVRPTPEEEDMVVDLVARLRPDLVAVSVWSTYYRLAARLSERIKAQVNPVIIWGGIHAQTRSEECLQHADIVCRGEGEYVLAELTDRLGLGEDYTDLAGCWVRRGNTIVRNPPRPLIADLDVLPLPDLSPENKYYLGNGRWRDVARWDRAAVSYDVMAVRGCPFQCTFCIHNFTRPATRGLGTYIRRRSVEHVLAELRMVKASRPRLEAIAFSDDIFAPPRPWLEEFCARYKQEIGLPFVIFSFPGMVDEAKVRLMRDAGLWCTTIGVQSGSERIRRECYERATPNETIIEACRILAKHGVVRNLDFILDNPYETDEDRRETIDLLCRLPKPFYANFFSLTYFPGVDLTERALHDGFITPDDVEDRAEKGYHLWGGALMEARGPEALYWDVLYAMAVHGVPRWVILRLMKGSLIRRHLRQFVRLARWAGSLAQWKKRHVDRWVGRPNLLDHFFINTNREDVPAEPVVHPNFGQTPFSVPQQVTPAAKMPLHPVSSARDVAAVDSP, from the coding sequence ATGGCGCATCCTGGCGACGGCGCGCTCGACCTAGCCGCCCCCGCAGCAGGGCGGCGGCTGCGCGTCGTGCTTCTAACCTTTTACAACTACGAGTCGCACGCGCTGCGGATTTTTCACCCGTTGCTCCAACAGCGCGGGCACGACGTGCATTCCATCTTCTTTAAGAACTACTTCACGTACGTGCGGCCCACCCCTGAGGAAGAAGACATGGTGGTGGATCTGGTGGCTCGCCTCCGCCCCGACTTAGTCGCCGTTAGTGTTTGGTCAACGTACTACCGGCTCGCTGCGCGTTTGAGCGAGCGCATTAAGGCTCAAGTCAACCCAGTGATCATTTGGGGCGGGATTCACGCGCAAACTCGCAGCGAGGAGTGCTTGCAGCATGCGGACATCGTTTGCCGGGGTGAAGGCGAGTATGTGCTTGCCGAGCTGACGGACCGCTTGGGGCTCGGTGAAGACTACACCGACCTTGCGGGATGCTGGGTACGGCGTGGAAACACGATTGTCCGCAACCCGCCGCGGCCGCTGATTGCCGATCTCGATGTACTACCGCTGCCCGATTTGTCGCCGGAGAATAAGTACTATCTCGGCAACGGTCGCTGGCGTGACGTCGCACGTTGGGACCGTGCGGCAGTCAGTTACGATGTCATGGCCGTGCGCGGCTGTCCGTTTCAGTGCACGTTTTGCATCCATAATTTCACGCGCCCGGCCACGCGTGGGTTGGGAACCTACATTCGGCGCCGCAGCGTGGAGCATGTGCTTGCCGAGCTGCGCATGGTGAAGGCGAGTCGCCCGCGCCTGGAGGCGATTGCCTTCAGCGACGACATCTTTGCTCCGCCGCGGCCGTGGCTGGAAGAATTTTGTGCTCGTTACAAACAAGAAATTGGTCTTCCCTTTGTGATCTTTTCCTTCCCGGGGATGGTGGACGAGGCGAAGGTACGCCTCATGCGCGACGCCGGTTTGTGGTGCACGACGATCGGAGTGCAGTCTGGCTCCGAGCGGATCCGGCGGGAATGCTACGAGCGTGCGACCCCGAACGAGACTATCATCGAAGCCTGTCGCATTTTGGCTAAGCACGGGGTGGTACGAAATCTCGATTTCATCCTCGATAACCCGTACGAAACGGACGAGGATCGGCGCGAGACCATCGATTTGCTGTGCCGCTTGCCGAAGCCCTTCTACGCGAACTTCTTCTCGCTCACTTACTTCCCTGGTGTGGATTTGACCGAACGCGCTTTGCATGACGGCTTCATCACTCCGGATGACGTCGAGGACCGTGCGGAGAAGGGATACCACTTGTGGGGCGGTGCCTTGATGGAAGCGCGCGGGCCGGAAGCTTTGTATTGGGACGTGTTATACGCCATGGCAGTGCACGGGGTGCCGCGGTGGGTGATCCTTCGCTTGATGAAAGGAAGCTTGATCCGCCGCCATCTCCGTCAGTTTGTCCGCTTGGCGCGCTGGGCGGGCTCCCTCGCACAGTGGAAGAAACGGCACGTGGATCGCTGGGTCGGTAGGCCCAATCTCCTCGATCATTTCTTCATCAACACAAACCGTGAGGATGTCCCAGCGGAGCCCGTGGTGCATCCGAACTTTGGGCAGACGCCGTTCAGTGTTCCGCAGCAAGTAACCCCGGCGGCGAAGATGCCTCTCCACCCGGTGTCGTCTGCGCGCGACGTTGCCGCGGTGGATTCGCCCTAG
- a CDS encoding PAS domain S-box protein, which produces MMPRDGVAQEADAAVNSARVRERLSEWIAQRIEVAAPIAAVALLVVNGLGFLWGTGKSTVFSAASMVWQSVLLLIEAWIMRRPSIRRYAREVGLIVASLVFASMVLDGWVQGEPTTSALLLAAFVLVTPAVLPWGWKSQLAFAAMGTVAFLATLALTVGVSTGLSTPWGSAIIVAAVASLGIAMQLEAVHTAAIEHALRQERERALYQELVDRAVEAILRTDINGSIQFANDAAARLFAVDRQELLGQRFFDFVAIPTREEVVRFFAEQYRGNDDRALRETPIVDAKGNRKWASLTVRTLRRGSQRDGFHIVARDITERVRIVEQLRQSEVRFRSTFERAPIGIALVATDGRFLQVNGALCQMLGYSAQELCQRDFQSITFPADLAADLALVGECLQGLRDTYEMEKRYVRRDGKLVTARLLVGLVRDSHGIPVYFVSLIEDITERRRLERELAQAKEAAEAANRAKTMFLARMSHEIRTPLTGVLGMLDLLRSSALTAEQLEYVETAKSSGETLLALLNDLLELSRIESGRIDFQVDTVDSHRLIHDVCRAFRAQAETKGLGFELAVAANVPQFVRIDPKVLRQILVNLVGNAVKFTTQGCVGVEVQWQASDDEHAGTLCLVVRDTGPGIAPGEFEHLFEPFAQGSAGRRTGGSGLGLAIVRRFAEACGGGAWVESEWGVGSTFHVRLPLEVAAPRQPSQQTSAAVAEEPVPAGARKRRSRRVLVAEDHPVNQMLLRRLLEKGGYEVRLAGDGNAALACLEVERFDALLLDVQMPGVDGLELTKIVREREARGECFSRSGGTVPIVVLTAHAWAEDRERCLQAGANAYLAKPVHAAVLYASLNQCLPAEQEMEGEPARVA; this is translated from the coding sequence ATGATGCCTCGTGATGGTGTGGCCCAAGAAGCCGACGCGGCAGTCAACAGTGCCCGAGTCCGCGAGCGGTTGAGCGAATGGATCGCGCAGCGCATTGAGGTCGCAGCGCCGATTGCTGCGGTTGCCTTGTTGGTCGTCAATGGCCTGGGATTCCTCTGGGGAACCGGTAAAAGCACGGTCTTCTCGGCGGCGTCGATGGTCTGGCAGAGCGTCTTGCTTCTGATCGAAGCCTGGATCATGCGGCGCCCGAGCATCCGCCGCTATGCCCGGGAGGTTGGGCTGATCGTTGCGAGCTTGGTCTTCGCTAGCATGGTTTTGGATGGCTGGGTCCAAGGGGAGCCAACCACGAGTGCCCTGTTGCTTGCAGCTTTTGTCTTGGTCACTCCTGCCGTGCTGCCATGGGGCTGGAAGAGCCAACTCGCTTTTGCGGCTATGGGGACGGTCGCGTTCTTAGCGACGCTTGCGCTCACCGTGGGTGTCAGTACCGGCCTGAGCACTCCTTGGGGCTCGGCAATCATCGTGGCAGCGGTGGCATCGCTCGGGATCGCAATGCAACTGGAGGCGGTGCACACCGCGGCGATTGAGCATGCGCTGAGGCAAGAACGAGAACGTGCATTGTACCAGGAACTGGTCGATCGGGCGGTCGAGGCCATTTTGCGCACGGATATCAATGGATCCATCCAATTCGCAAACGACGCCGCTGCCCGGTTGTTTGCTGTAGATCGGCAGGAGCTATTAGGGCAGCGGTTCTTTGATTTTGTTGCCATCCCCACGCGGGAGGAGGTCGTGCGCTTCTTCGCGGAGCAGTACCGGGGCAATGACGATCGCGCGCTGCGGGAGACGCCAATTGTGGACGCGAAGGGCAACCGGAAATGGGCTAGCTTGACCGTTCGGACTCTTCGTCGTGGCAGCCAGCGCGACGGCTTCCACATCGTTGCCCGAGACATTACCGAGCGTGTACGGATCGTGGAGCAACTGCGGCAAAGCGAAGTGCGCTTCCGGAGCACCTTCGAGCGGGCGCCGATTGGCATCGCACTGGTGGCCACCGATGGGCGATTCCTCCAGGTGAACGGCGCCCTTTGCCAGATGTTGGGCTATTCGGCGCAGGAGTTGTGCCAGCGGGATTTCCAATCGATCACCTTTCCCGCGGATTTGGCCGCCGACCTGGCTCTGGTGGGCGAATGTCTGCAAGGGTTGCGGGACACGTATGAGATGGAAAAGCGTTATGTCCGGCGCGACGGCAAGCTTGTGACGGCACGTTTGCTGGTAGGGCTCGTGCGCGACTCGCACGGGATTCCCGTGTACTTTGTGTCCCTGATCGAAGACATCACCGAGCGTCGCCGGCTAGAACGCGAATTGGCACAGGCAAAAGAGGCCGCCGAGGCGGCAAACCGGGCAAAAACCATGTTCCTCGCACGCATGAGCCATGAGATCCGCACTCCGCTGACCGGGGTGCTCGGCATGTTGGATCTCTTGCGCTCTAGTGCGCTCACGGCGGAACAGTTGGAGTATGTGGAAACCGCCAAAAGCTCCGGGGAAACCTTGCTGGCGTTGCTGAACGACTTGTTGGAACTCTCGCGTATCGAGTCAGGCAGGATCGACTTTCAGGTGGACACGGTGGACAGCCACCGGCTGATTCACGATGTTTGTCGAGCGTTCCGAGCACAAGCCGAAACGAAGGGGCTCGGCTTCGAGCTGGCAGTTGCCGCCAATGTGCCGCAATTTGTCCGCATCGATCCCAAAGTGCTCCGCCAAATCCTCGTCAATCTCGTTGGCAACGCGGTGAAATTCACCACGCAGGGATGTGTGGGTGTGGAAGTCCAATGGCAGGCCAGCGACGACGAACATGCGGGCACGCTCTGCCTTGTGGTCAGGGACACCGGCCCAGGAATCGCGCCTGGGGAGTTCGAGCATCTGTTTGAACCATTCGCGCAAGGCAGCGCCGGGCGTCGCACTGGGGGCAGCGGGCTCGGGCTCGCGATTGTCCGCCGTTTTGCGGAAGCGTGCGGCGGTGGAGCCTGGGTGGAAAGCGAGTGGGGAGTGGGGAGTACCTTTCACGTTCGGCTGCCGTTGGAAGTCGCGGCTCCCAGGCAACCGAGCCAGCAGACGTCAGCAGCCGTGGCTGAAGAGCCCGTACCAGCAGGGGCGCGGAAACGCAGGAGTCGGCGCGTGCTGGTGGCGGAAGATCATCCCGTGAACCAAATGCTCCTGCGCCGGCTCTTGGAGAAAGGAGGTTATGAGGTGCGCCTCGCCGGCGACGGGAATGCCGCGTTGGCGTGCTTGGAGGTTGAGCGTTTCGATGCGCTGCTGCTCGACGTGCAAATGCCCGGCGTGGACGGACTGGAGCTGACAAAAATCGTGCGAGAGCGTGAGGCCCGTGGGGAGTGCTTTTCGCGCAGCGGCGGTACGGTGCCCATCGTCGTGCTCACCGCGCACGCTTGGGCGGAAGATCGCGAGCGCTGCCTGCAAGCGGGGGCCAATGCTTACCTGGCCAAGCCCGTGCATGCCGCCGTGCTGTATGCCAGCTTGAATCAGTGCTTGCCTGCCGAACAAGAGATGGAAGGGGAGCCGGCACGAGTGGCGTAG
- a CDS encoding SDR family oxidoreductase, with the protein MQRSWFDLEGRVALVTGASRGLGRTMALALARAGADVVVVARTEPALHEVAHEIQALGRRALPVVVDVTAEDDVRRMVRESVATFGRLDILVNNAGVGESRSLVEMEASEWDRTMAVNVRGPMLCCKHVGPVMIEQRRGKIINVASVLATRVARYMSLYCASKAALVQFTRALALEWVRYNIQINALCPGYFLTDINRDFFASERGQQFIRELPMKRLGEAQELEGAVVFLASDATSYITGTCLYVDGGHSLL; encoded by the coding sequence ATGCAGCGTTCGTGGTTCGACTTGGAGGGACGGGTCGCACTGGTCACGGGTGCCAGCCGTGGCTTGGGGCGCACCATGGCCTTGGCACTCGCGCGTGCGGGGGCGGACGTCGTTGTGGTTGCCCGGACCGAACCCGCTCTGCACGAGGTGGCCCACGAAATTCAAGCGCTAGGCCGGCGGGCGCTGCCTGTGGTGGTGGACGTGACGGCGGAGGACGATGTGCGCCGCATGGTGCGCGAGAGTGTGGCCACGTTTGGGCGCCTCGACATCCTCGTGAACAATGCGGGCGTCGGGGAGAGCCGCTCCCTTGTGGAGATGGAGGCCAGCGAGTGGGACCGCACCATGGCAGTCAATGTGCGCGGCCCCATGTTGTGCTGCAAACACGTAGGACCGGTGATGATCGAGCAGCGCCGCGGCAAAATCATCAACGTTGCTTCTGTTCTGGCCACCCGCGTCGCCCGCTACATGTCGCTCTACTGTGCGAGTAAGGCTGCCTTGGTGCAGTTCACCCGTGCTCTGGCCTTGGAATGGGTGCGGTACAACATTCAAATTAACGCCTTGTGTCCGGGCTATTTTCTTACAGACATCAATCGCGACTTCTTTGCGAGCGAGCGGGGCCAGCAGTTTATCCGCGAGCTGCCCATGAAGCGCTTGGGCGAGGCGCAGGAACTCGAGGGAGCCGTCGTATTCCTCGCCTCGGACGCGACCAGTTACATCACCGGCACCTGCCTGTACGTAGACGGTGGTCATAGCCTCCTTTGA
- a CDS encoding DUF488 domain-containing protein: protein MAGTLRVKRVYDPVEQSDGFRVLVDRLWPRGLKKETARIDLWLKDIGPSDALRKWFGHNPERFATFNERYRKELKVNPATLGQLLEVVRQHSVVTLVYGARDRECNHAVVLREFVEALLRAQMPTTRRKHLHP from the coding sequence ATGGCCGGCACGCTTCGGGTGAAGAGAGTGTATGACCCCGTGGAACAAAGCGACGGCTTTCGCGTGCTCGTGGATCGGCTGTGGCCCCGCGGGCTGAAGAAGGAGACGGCTCGCATCGATTTGTGGCTCAAGGATATCGGCCCGAGCGACGCCCTGCGGAAGTGGTTTGGACACAACCCGGAGCGGTTTGCAACATTTAACGAGCGCTACCGAAAGGAGTTAAAGGTGAACCCTGCCACGTTGGGGCAGTTGCTCGAGGTGGTGCGTCAGCATTCGGTGGTCACGCTGGTGTACGGCGCTCGGGATCGAGAGTGCAATCACGCTGTGGTGTTGCGAGAGTTTGTGGAAGCACTGCTGCGCGCGCAGATGCCTACCACCCGTCGAAAACACTTGCATCCATAG